ACAAAAGCGATGCATGATGAATCCATCGATGCTTGAAGCAGTATTAAAGACTGGATTTAGTGGTTCGGTTAAAAATTAAACACTCATGCGGTGGCCCTGATTTCTTGAGCTTATGGCTAATTCTACAAAAAATGAAGCGTCATTGGTATGTATGATTTTCTTGGGTAAAAACCATTTCTCACTCGCCTCGTATAAAGTATGCTTCTCACCTGTTTCAATATTTATTTTAATGAGTTTAGATTGTTCCCCTAATAAAGTAAGAGTAACAAATTCATCATGTTTGTTGGTGTCAGTAAAATTATATCGGTCTTCGTCATCTGACTCATAAATTAACCTTGTTCCGTTTACTGTTCCATCGGAAATATAAAGCTTACCCTCCAATATACAAACTACCGAAGTTCCCCAAAGTGAGCACTCTCTTTGATTGTAAAAATGCTCTAAATTATGAAATTTATGGCTTTTTTTCGTTGTTATATCGAATAAATAGTTACCACCAGCTAGTGAGTAAAGGTAGTTGTCACTCCCGACTTTCAATATATTTTGAGGAATTTCAACAGGATCTTTAAACGTACTAATGCTTTCTTTTATGAATTCAAACTCGTTGAATATTCGAGTTCCTTGGGTTGTTCCATCTGTAACATATATATCATTTGTTGGATGAGGATTAAATAAAACTTCATCTGTACTTAGCTGATATGTATTGTTATTTACTTGTTGAATTGATGAGCAGTTAATGTATTTTGAACCATCCTCCCATAGTAATTGTGGTACGACCTCACCATGCTTTATTACCCAAGGCTGTAGTCCATTGTCATTACAAGCTTGAAAAAAAGTACCCGCTTTAACTTGAAAGTGATTAAAGCTTTCATAGTTTTGAAATCCAGTACTTAAGTAATAGTGGTTTTTATTGAGGTCATAAGTTTTTACAAAGCTTTTATCATCAAGAGCTGAAACCTGAAAAGACAAAATGGCAAGTATTAAATAAATCATTCTCATATCGATTCCTTCGATTAAAATTATTATTCCTGTCTAGTGATTGTCGAAGTTTTACTTTGTATCGACAAATATCAACATAGTTTAATTAAGCTATTTTCAACAATCATTCGAGTCTAAAAGTCGACTAAAAATTGTACAGTAGTTGCTATTTTGTTAAAAGCATTTTATTGAAAAAGTAACATAGTTATTGTTTTTCTAAAGCAGCAAAATTTAATACTTTTAGATTCTTATTTGTCTTGTATCTTGAAGAAGGATAGCCTGCTTGAAATCTGGCGGATCCCCTCATAATTTAGGTCTGCCAGCGGTATGAACCAGTTTGATATATTCGTTTAATGCCCAGTAAATTATCGATGCTTTCAGCGTGTATTTTGGCCTTCGCCGCACTTCTTTTCCTAATCTTACAACGGATAATACAGCGCGATGTTTGATGCTGTTCGCCTGAAAATCCTTCTGCCAGCCAAGATGCCTCGCGGCTATACCTATACACCACAACAGTATTTCTGCCAGCATTGTGATAAGCAATAACACATCATATCGCTTTGGACACCGACTGCGACTTTGCCTCAGCCCCATTCCATATTGCGGGCTTTTTAAATCCCGAAAGGTTTCTTCAATTTGCATGCGTTTAGCATATAACTCAACCACTTTTATCGAGTTGAAATATTCAGGCGGTAAGTTGGTCGCCAGTAACCAGGGCTCCTTGCTGCCTAAGCGATAACTCTTTTGTGCTGTGTGATTTCGGCCTGCTTTTGAAGAGCGCTTATCTTTACGTAATTTGGGCTTAGCCTTAAATAGATGTAAATGGCAGCTTAGCGGTGATTTACGTGCAAGCTGGACATTACCTATGTCTTTAGCGGTTGAGTTTGCTTTCGGGTAGAGCGATTTATTCGAGAACCAGGTCGCTTTTCCATGATGCATAAAGCTTACATCGCCACGTACTCTACCAAGCCAGAACCAACCATAACGTTCAACTTCTCTGAACCAGGTATTACGATAACCTGCATCGGTCACGATGAGCGGACAACAGCCTTGAGGTAGAACATTGGCGAGTTCAGCGAGAAACGCATTATGGCTGCGAGGTGCGTTGTAGTCTTCAAACAAAAAAGTGCGTTCATACAAGGTCACAGAACGGCCTTGAACACTAATTGATGCGCGTAATGTCATCATTCGAAGCTGCTCACGGACATCAGACCAATCGACCAAGATGATAGGCATGGGGTTTGAAGCACACAGATAACGAGCATGCCACTGATATATCGTTATTTTATCTTGAACTAAGTGATGATTACCTAAGAGTCGGTCAATACGTTTAATGTTATGTTTAGCCGCCACAGAGCCTGTAATATTGCGACCAAGCTGAGTGAGTGACAATTGATTTCCATCGAGTAGTGATTCAGTGGCAACCATCAGAGAATTAAGGCGTTTTTGATGAATTTTTGGGCATTGTTTTTTAAGCAAATCGTGTAGTATATGGATATCACGCATGGTGTTAGATTTAATAGGTTTTTGGCGAAATTGATTAGATCAGATAGCACCATGCGTGTCTACTATTTTGAAATTTAAAAGGATTATCTGGGGATTCCCTAGACAGAGTATTTAAGACAATTTATTAAAAAAGCAATGTTTGAAACGCTTGTTTGATTTACACGTTTTTTTTCGCACTCACTGACTGCGAGCCATTTTCAATACCATTAATTTTCGCTCTCTGCTGTAGCGAAATAATGACAGCTTTGGCAGTGTTTGTGCCTCATTTGGCGCTGTTACTGCCAATCGAGACAGATTGTTAATTTAGGTTTAAAGTTTATTTATTAACCACACCCGATCATCAAATTTGATAGTCAATTTTCTCAATATCCTTAAGCAATGCAGCAACGTTTATATCTTTGCCGTAACGACTGAAAGTGATGTTGGGATTAGCGTGACCGACGATTTGCGCCACGATGTGCTCACTGATATCTAATTGCTTCATTTCATCGATAAACGTGTGTCTTAGGCCGTAGGCGGTTGGACGCTGATTCGCTTGCATGCCGATTTCGGTTTGAAGCTTAGCGAGCTGTTTGCAGTAAGTTTTTGACCAATCTTCAATGATGCCAACGGGTTTATAATCAAACAGCTGGGTATGTGTTGATTTTCTTTGCTCAACAAACGCAATAAAGCCTAGCTCAAGCAAGTGCTGATGTATTGGCACATAACGTTTAGCATTGAGGTTCTTTAATCGTTGTACAGCGCCACTGTCATCAATGCTAATGCAGTGTATGCCGTCGATTAGTTTGATATCTCCAGGTTTGAGCTGGCAAGCTTCTGAAGGCCTTAAACCACCATAAAGCATCAAACGGGTGACCCATTTGAAATCGGTTGTTGAAGCCTTGAATGATGAGCTGCGAAGTAGTCGTTTAAGTTCAGGATGCATCCAGCGGTCTCTAGCTTGATTCGGTTTAGCTTTTGGTTTTTGTCCGACAGTAACGCTTTCAAAGGGGTTGTGGTTGCAGTAGTTCATTAGCTGGCACCATTTAAAGAACTGGAATATTGCTGCTAAGTACTCTTTATTGCTTTTGTAGCTTCGGCCTTGAGTCAGTAAAGCATCTCGATAGGTCATCGCATCAGCACTGGTGATGTCATGCACACATTTATATTCAGCTTGAAGCTTGGTTTTAAGAATGGATTTTGATGATACGGTATCAATAAAATGCCGAGTACGCTGCTCAAGCTGCTTTATAGACAGCGGCCGAATGGCTGATTTTTGTTTTGAAATAATAAATGCGCTTAATGCTTCGTTTAACCCAATAACAGGCTTTGCTTGCGCAACAGCTGTGGTTTCACGATGCTGAGACAACTTAGTGTCTCTAATGGGGATAGCATGAGGTTTTTGCGTGATGTTGAACGTAATATCAGAATCATCAGCATCAAACTGAGCTCTAAGATGGTTAATGACCTCATCAACGTAGCGAATAAAATCATTAATACGGGTTTGATGGTCAATAGACCTGATGATTTTTTTGAGTGCTCCGGCAACATCAATGTTACGGATGACCGCTTCTGCTCTGTCACGAGTTAGTAAGGAGACTTTTACGTCAAAAGGGAAGCCCTTGTCGCGTAAATATTTGGCTAAACAGATACGTGTAAAGTATACGTTGTTGGGTGCTCGATAAAGATACATTGTCTGAGTCAATCCTTATGGAGAGCCCCTCAAACGCCAAAAACAAAAAAAGCCGTTGATAATCAACGGCTTTTCTCATATTAAATGTGGCGGAGGGATAGGAATTTGAACCCAAGAAACCAGACACAAAATAAAACTAAAATTCATTATAATCAATTACTAATCGAAAAGTCACATCTCAGATAGTGAACATTCGTAGTCGATATATGACATTTAAATATTTATCGGTTAGATTGTCAAGAAAGTCATAGTCTCTTGTCATGTAATACTAATATCTTACGTATAAAGGTTCGTATAGGCCAAAGTAACACTTAAAATTAGGACAAAAATATTTTCCTTTTACTTTTTGAAAACCTGGTTCATTTATTTTCTCTTTAAAATAGATTGTAAATATTGCATTTTTCTCAGTAATTTTAAATATCTTGCTCCCTAAGTTTTCAGGTAATTTTTTAACAAATAAATGCTCATAATATAAACTTGCACCATCATTAAACTCTTGTACGATTACAGCCTCAACAGAGTCGTTGACATTTCCTACAATTTCAATTGCAGGTTCTGCTACGGTTGAAAGGGAAAAAATTGCTAATAAGTACAGTATCTTCATTTATTTTGCTTCTCAGAAGGTTTACTTAACGTTCTAAATGAACCGCCCAGTGCCGAGTCGCATGGGTCTGGAGGCTAGATGCCTCCGGCTACCCGATTAGAAATTTTTTACAAGTACTCCCGAAACCAACTAACAAGCTCTTTATTTGCTTTTTCTTTGTTTTGCATTAAACCATGATTATCATTGGGATAGATAATAAGTTTGTGAGGAATGCTGTTTTTAGTTAGGGCACTTGCTAACTCAATAGAGTTTTTAGCTGATACACGTTTATCATTTTCACCGTGTAAAAGTAAAATAGGAATATTCGGCGATAGTTCACTAACCCATTTTAATACTGAGCGCCTCTCTAATTCTGCTACTTTGTTTTTATCGTAATAGGGGATCCTATTAGCGTATACTTTTTCCATAGCCGGACGAAAATCGAGTTCTTTTAACAAATCAGTAGTACCAGCAATCGTTGCTATTGCCTTTATTTTACTCGTTTTCTTTAAAGCTAGATGAGTTTGCATTCCTCCACGACTAGCTCCATACATCCCAATACGCTGTTCATCAGCCCCCTCAATACTTGGGATGTAATCTAATAATGCAGTGACATCATTAACATCACTTCCACCAAATTCATCGTGAGCAGATGGGTTTTTGGTAAAAGTTCCACGATATTGACTACCGATAATGACAAAACCTTCGTTAGCAATAGGAAATAAGTTCTGCATCATTGACCCGAAAACAACGCCTCCAAAGTTCCCATTACCACCACGGTTATATACTAGTACAGGTAATTTTTCTAAGTTTATTTTTGGCTTAATAATATATCCGTATACATCATTGCCATCGACTTGATATTTAAACGTATTACACGATAAGTTATTCTTATAATGATTAAAATTATCCTCCCCGAACATAGAATCAAACCATGACAATTTTTTGAGTAGCTCCTCTTTGGTTTTAATTCTTTTACTATATTTTTTCTCCATAAAGCCACGCCATGAATCATAGCTTTGGAATATTGAAGTAAAGCAATCCTTTTGAACTTTAATCCGTTCATCATTGATTAAATTGGTTGCTTGAGAAGTAAATGATAAAAGAGCTAAAGAGATTATTGATAAGTATTTGTTCACATGAACTCCATGTCGGTGATTGAAAATTTTAACAGTTTATTAAAGGGCCAAATAAATTTAAAGTCAGCCGTTTAAGTTATTGATTAATATCATCCTACATTTGCTATCTTATTGAAGTAAAGCAATTAATTGTGCCTAACAGACAAAAACAAACCGAGCTTGCGCGTAAAGTAGAGTTTGTGGTCACCGCCAGAAAAATTAAAAGCATTAATATCAGACGATTACGATTTTTCTATTTTCAATACGATACAACTAAAAAACGATTTTTATTCGATTTTTAGCGTAAATCGATGAAACACCATTATAACTGTACATAAATACAGTGCGCACCACGTAAAAGTGTGCATACTGATTTTATCTTTCACGCTTTTGATTTTTTCACATGCACAGCATGTGGCTGTTGGGGTTAAGGGGTTTCCCCTTACCCGAGCACCTATCCGACCTTTTGGGAACCAAAAGTGGGATAGGTGCGTACCGGGTTACTGTATATACCCACTTTTAAGTGGGTTAATCTTTTTAGCCGTCAAAATAGCCGATATACACTTTTACGCACTCTTTGAGTGCTGTTATTTAAATAAAATGGGGCCAGAATGTCTTAGATTAGTCGGATAATGATGAGTTTATCTGCAATGATTTGGCTCTCTATGAGAGCGATTTTGTTTGTTAACAAAAAACGGTCGCACTCATAGAGAGCCAATTTTTTTAGTTTCGATTTCGGCTCGCACTCTGCTGTAGTGAAAATTTTACACTAATTGATAATTACACCAAGTATTTAAAACACTTATTAAATTACAAGTAAAACAAATAATATCATTACCTTAAAAGTTTTTTCATGTTCTTTGATGTCTCGGTTGGCACTCAAACTGCCATCTGTGACATTATCTCTGCCACCATTGGCAGTAACACTGCCATCGGGTTAATCTGTATTGCCGCTATTGTTAGCTAAACCTATTGGACTCACTCTAAAGTGACATAAAAATCACTAGTAACTCACTCTAAAGCGTTATCGAAAGTATTCTAGATATCAGGCAATAGGTTACATTACTGTGCAGAGAAGGCTGTTACATTGAGTCTGTAAGACAAAGAGAGGTTATGTTGCTTAAGCGTAAAAGGCCCACATGCACAATGGTGTATGTGGGCCTATGCTTGGGGATTGATTATTCGAATTTACGCCTAGTTAGGCTAGTAGCACTTCAAAGATCCTAATGTGTTCGTTATTGAGAAATGTTAACTTAATTAACTACTGACTATGGCAAAACTAAGACGATTAATCTCAAAATTATTGATATTTTTAACACTAACTAATCTAAATCAAATTCATCCTTAGTCAGTTTCTGATTTTTTCGTTTTAATGCACTTTCTAGTTCACTGTCTTTTGTTAATTTAGCTATATCTATAGAAATATCTCGATGCTGGGGTGACAACTTGTCGTTAAATGCATCAACGATAAGACCCAAGAATCCACGCGCATCAGAGTTATTGTAAACATGTAAGCGTTTAAACATCCGTTCCAATATTTGGCTCAAAGGAAGTAGTTTCTGTAAGGTCATCTCGGCTAAGCTGTCTATTAGTGCTCGCTTTTGGCTGATGATATTACCCAGCTCATTAACTTGTTTTTTCATGCCATCAAGGGTTTGATTTAACTTAACCTTTTCACTCTTTTTATGCTGTATATCAACGGTTAAATCTCGTGCAAGTTGCTGTCCCTGAAAAATCTCGCTTTTGATGCTGTCATTATCAATTTTTAACTTGCGATTTTCTTCTATATATTCAATATTTTTAGCTTTCAATTTATCCTGTTCTTCTACACTCGTTGATATGTTATAAGTGATCGAGTTCCAAGTCTCTTTCAACACAGTAACCTGTTGCTGTTGCCACTCAATTGTGCGGTTATAATAATTAAATTGACGCTGATATTTGGGCAATCGAGCTTCAGCATTCATTTGTTTTCTCAATTCAGAATTACGCTCTGATGCAGGTGAAAATTCGACATTCAAGTCTTTTTTATTAAACAAGTCTGCATTAATAAATTCATAAAACATCTGCTGCATGTAGCTGGTGACTGAGCTCGCGTCTATGTAACGTAAACGACCAGTTTCATCTAAACAATCACTGGTATCTCCTCGTTTTATCAAAAACTCATTCACACGTTTTATTTGTGACAAACGTAAGTCATATTCCCCAGTCAAGCTGTTTTTTCCTGAAATAAATGCATGAACATGCCCGCCAGTATTTTCATTTGGTAAGCGCTCATCATGATGTAAAACCATCAATTTAATCGGATATTCAGAGTAAAATGTTTGCAAAAACAACTTCATCGTACTCATCATTTCAGTATTACTAATGATATCTGTGCCTACACAATGATTGACGGGGATTTTAAATAATACTTCTTCGAAATTAGTGGAGTTGAGTGTTTTAGGCTTATCGATTAAGGCGTTGTGGGCTTTGATATATTTCGTTATCTGTGCGATTTTCTGTTTTTTTCTAGGTATATCTAACTGATTTAGTGTGTCTTTAACTTCATTGATGTTAATAAATTCATTTGACTCAATATAAGATTTCATTAACAAAGAAAACGTTCCTGACACATTTTCATTCTCTAACCATTGTTTTATCTTATAAAGAGCTTTTGATTTTATTTTGCTTTTTTCAGCATATGATCCTGCACTTTTTGTTGTATCTCCCATCACATCAAACAATATTTGCTCACGCTGCTCTTGTGAAAATGAATCAAGGGGGACAATACCTTCGTCAGTATCAATCAGGTTTGCTGCTGATAAAGCAACATCCCACTCTACCGCCAACTCGTCACGAGTTCGAAATAACTTACTCATTTTCCCAAGATAAGTTAATCCGGACATACTAGGGCTAGAAAGACGAAGCGAATGAATAAGAGATGCTTTACCAGTCCTACGTCCTTTAGCATTAAAACTGTAATTAACAATCGAATAGAAAGCCCTAATTTCTCTCATAACTTCCTCCGATAGCCGACTGAACTAGAAGCTGAGTGATGCATTGCATCAACAGTTGGGGATGCTGATGTAACAACGTGTTGACTTGTTCAGGTGTAAATGCGGTGTGACCGCTGCTCGCGAAGGAACTCCCTTGTAAAACTGTATGATTTGGAGGCAATAAATCACTGGTGGCTTGCGAAAATTGAACTTCTGTTTTGTCAGGCTTAATTCGTCCAAAAACACTTGAAAATTGCTTTGAAACAAGAACTAAATTATTAGGTGCATCTTGAGACATCCATCTGCCATAGTGGATGTCTATCATTGCTGTAGAATTATGCCCCATTTGGCGCGCTATCCACTCTTTGGGTATCCCCGCGGTGAGGGATTGGCTTGCAAATGTGTGCCTGAGCTGTCCTGCGCCGCGATGAGTGATGCCAGCAGCTTTCAGTAATGGCGTAAAATAGGTTTTGTTATATTGTTTTGCGTGAAGAAAAGGTTGATTAGTTTTGCTGTTGTAGAAAACAGGAGAAAAAGGTTGAGTTTTCTTGGTTTTATTATCAGCTTGTAAAACGGTAAAGTTAACGGCTTTTTTGTGACCGGTGATTAAATATTGTTGTTGTAATATTTCAATCGCTGAATCGCATAACTCAACCGTTCGAACAGAGCCTGCTGTTTTCGGTGTCTTATATATGTTATCGACTAACGCAATGGTTACGCGTAACTGGGCGCGGCTTAAATCGACCATTTCCCACGTCAAGGCAAGTAATTCACAAATACGCAGACCAGTTAGTACACCGAGCTGATACAAGTTTCTGCCACTTTCGCATTCAGATTTTACTTTACTCATTGAAGCTAATTCACTGAGAGTGAAAGGCTCTGGCTCAGGATGAAGAACTTTCAAGTTTGAAATATCTGTGAGAGGATTTTGAGTTATAGCACCATCTCGTAATGCGCGATTAAACACTGCACGTAAAATGATTAAGAATTCGTTGATAGTTTTGTTTGCATATTGCGCATCAAGCGTTTGAATGAGCTGCAGAATGTCACTGTGAGTCACAGCGCTAATTGGCCATTTGCCAATTAATTCTTTTAGTTTAAAAGCCTTGCTTCGCTCTGAGTTCAAAGTCGAAGGTGCTGCTTTGATTTGCCTGTATGATAAATAAGCGTCGATAGAATGGTTAATTGTTTGAGTCATTATCCCCAGCACTGCAGGCTTTAATTTAGCCTGCTTTATTCTTGGGGACTACATTACACTCAAAAAATAATACAATCAACACCTATTTAAACTTAAAGCATTGTTTTTTATATATTTTTAAAGTTTTATTAAGTCAATTTTATTCGAAAACTGACTTAATGACGACAAAATAAACCTTCACTTTACTCAACAATCTTGTGTCTTAAGCTATTCAGCCTCAAGTAAAATCGCTTTCTCGTCTGGGATTAAATCATGCACTGAGCATTCAAGAATCGCTGCAATAACATACACTTTCTCTAAGCTGATGCTTTTCTCACCGCGCTCTACGATACCAATATAGTTGAGGCTAAAGCCGCATTGCTGTGACAGGTCTTTCTGAAGTATGTCTTTTTCTTTTCTTTTTTCTGCGAGTTTTTTTCCAAACTCAATAGCAATCTTTTTTTTCATTCTTATCTTGTAGATTAAATTAAAACACACTATAGTGTGTTTTGTGGTGGTTAATCACTTAGCTAATATCAGTTTGCCGCTGCCTTATTAGCTAAACGCTCGCCCAGGGATGCTAGCATCCCTGGGTTTATTTACTCACAACTCGAATCCTTCAAAATGACACAAGTTGATTTTATAGACATTATTAATAAACATTGCCCCGTCGTTTTTACTACGGAGTATTTGTTACAAGCCCTTATCTATACGTATGAGACTGAAGATGCCGCCATTCTTCGAAAATACATGCATAACAATTTATACCGGTTGGAAAAAAAACACTTTATTAAACGGCTTTCGCCCAAAAGTTGTCGCAACGCACAATTTGAGCAGCGACTCAGTCTACACGCCCCCATTCACATGCAGCCCAAAAGGCCAAACAGTACTTTACATAAGCACATTGATAATCAGAGCATGGTAAAAAACCACTATAATGTACTTCAGCAACATATCAAGCAGTTAACACATAAACTCAATGCTTTTAAATTGCTTAGCCATAAGTTTCATTTATATAGCCCCATCATCAATGGCAAAATCAAGGTGTTAGATACCGAGCTATATGCAAAAGGCATTGAGCTCAATGCTGTCAATGAATTGATAGATGAAATCAAAAAATCGAGCAGAGGTTGAGCGTAAGTTGGCAAAAGGCATTATTGACTAAACTATGCTATTCGCACCACTCGGTAAATTGACATTAGATTAACGGCATTTGCCGTTGAAAATGTTGAATGGAATAAAGCTTGGTAATTAAAATTGACGCCAAGGCGATGTAAAGTCACCGGCGTTGTTACGCTGTCATACCATGCGATAACTTAGTTATCGTCGCATTAATCATGTCCAAACCAATTATGGTATCTAGCAGCGTTATCGGTCGTTGATTAGCAAACGCCTGGTTGGGTGTCTTTAGCCATAAAAGCATTTTATCTTGCGTACCAAAGTACTCTGTTCCTGCTTGAATAAGGCTGATTAGCATCAACACACGCTCGGTCGCGATGGCTGGCAACAGCTTATTGTGAAGTCTTAATTTTACTCCCAATACAGAAGCTAATTCACGCCTAGATAAGCCCGTAAACGTCATCGAATTAGTTAGCGTCTCAGCAGTTAACCCCTGCCGGATAAGCTCTATATCGCTATATGATTCAACATTAAGGGGCTCGGTAGATGAAACAATCAATGCTGAAAACGCTTTTTTGAACATACAGGCCAACTTCAACAGAAATGGTATTTGATAGCAGTATAAGTGAAATTCAAAAGCCTGAAGACCTAATTTATTCGGAGACAATAAAGGCTAAGCTTCGTTGTCACTTCAAACACACTTTTGGACAAAAGCTGGTTAGAGTTAAAGCTCTTAAAGTGATGAGTCTAATTAGGGAATGTATGGCAAAAATTTACAACCTAATGTCAGCAATGCGTACAAAGTTAGCATTATAAATTTTATGATGAACGACTGCTATAGTGGCTCAGGAGCCAGTAAGATGATGAACAATCATTGTTGACTTTCTATGC
This region of Shewanella livingstonensis genomic DNA includes:
- a CDS encoding helix-turn-helix domain-containing protein, with amino-acid sequence MKKKIAIEFGKKLAEKRKEKDILQKDLSQQCGFSLNYIGIVERGEKSISLEKVYVIAAILECSVHDLIPDEKAILLEAE
- a CDS encoding IS4 family transposase; amino-acid sequence: MRDIHILHDLLKKQCPKIHQKRLNSLMVATESLLDGNQLSLTQLGRNITGSVAAKHNIKRIDRLLGNHHLVQDKITIYQWHARYLCASNPMPIILVDWSDVREQLRMMTLRASISVQGRSVTLYERTFLFEDYNAPRSHNAFLAELANVLPQGCCPLIVTDAGYRNTWFREVERYGWFWLGRVRGDVSFMHHGKATWFSNKSLYPKANSTAKDIGNVQLARKSPLSCHLHLFKAKPKLRKDKRSSKAGRNHTAQKSYRLGSKEPWLLATNLPPEYFNSIKVVELYAKRMQIEETFRDLKSPQYGMGLRQSRSRCPKRYDVLLLITMLAEILLWCIGIAARHLGWQKDFQANSIKHRAVLSVVRLGKEVRRRPKYTLKASIIYWALNEYIKLVHTAGRPKL
- a CDS encoding alpha/beta hydrolase family protein encodes the protein MNKYLSIISLALLSFTSQATNLINDERIKVQKDCFTSIFQSYDSWRGFMEKKYSKRIKTKEELLKKLSWFDSMFGEDNFNHYKNNLSCNTFKYQVDGNDVYGYIIKPKINLEKLPVLVYNRGGNGNFGGVVFGSMMQNLFPIANEGFVIIGSQYRGTFTKNPSAHDEFGGSDVNDVTALLDYIPSIEGADEQRIGMYGASRGGMQTHLALKKTSKIKAIATIAGTTDLLKELDFRPAMEKVYANRIPYYDKNKVAELERRSVLKWVSELSPNIPILLLHGENDKRVSAKNSIELASALTKNSIPHKLIIYPNDNHGLMQNKEKANKELVSWFREYL
- a CDS encoding tyrosine-type recombinase/integrase, which encodes MTQTINHSIDAYLSYRQIKAAPSTLNSERSKAFKLKELIGKWPISAVTHSDILQLIQTLDAQYANKTINEFLIILRAVFNRALRDGAITQNPLTDISNLKVLHPEPEPFTLSELASMSKVKSECESGRNLYQLGVLTGLRICELLALTWEMVDLSRAQLRVTIALVDNIYKTPKTAGSVRTVELCDSAIEILQQQYLITGHKKAVNFTVLQADNKTKKTQPFSPVFYNSKTNQPFLHAKQYNKTYFTPLLKAAGITHRGAGQLRHTFASQSLTAGIPKEWIARQMGHNSTAMIDIHYGRWMSQDAPNNLVLVSKQFSSVFGRIKPDKTEVQFSQATSDLLPPNHTVLQGSSFASSGHTAFTPEQVNTLLHQHPQLLMQCITQLLVQSAIGGSYERN
- a CDS encoding tyrosine-type recombinase/integrase, which translates into the protein MYLYRAPNNVYFTRICLAKYLRDKGFPFDVKVSLLTRDRAEAVIRNIDVAGALKKIIRSIDHQTRINDFIRYVDEVINHLRAQFDADDSDITFNITQKPHAIPIRDTKLSQHRETTAVAQAKPVIGLNEALSAFIISKQKSAIRPLSIKQLEQRTRHFIDTVSSKSILKTKLQAEYKCVHDITSADAMTYRDALLTQGRSYKSNKEYLAAIFQFFKWCQLMNYCNHNPFESVTVGQKPKAKPNQARDRWMHPELKRLLRSSSFKASTTDFKWVTRLMLYGGLRPSEACQLKPGDIKLIDGIHCISIDDSGAVQRLKNLNAKRYVPIHQHLLELGFIAFVEQRKSTHTQLFDYKPVGIIEDWSKTYCKQLAKLQTEIGMQANQRPTAYGLRHTFIDEMKQLDISEHIVAQIVGHANPNITFSRYGKDINVAALLKDIEKIDYQI
- a CDS encoding antitoxin Xre/MbcA/ParS toxin-binding domain-containing protein — encoded protein: MFKKAFSALIVSSTEPLNVESYSDIELIRQGLTAETLTNSMTFTGLSRRELASVLGVKLRLHNKLLPAIATERVLMLISLIQAGTEYFGTQDKMLLWLKTPNQAFANQRPITLLDTIIGLDMINATITKLSHGMTA